The following coding sequences lie in one Kribbella sp. NBC_00709 genomic window:
- a CDS encoding HD domain-containing protein — MTETIAGVRIPDSKLAREATELVRAAASPLLFDHSRRVYLFGSLRGQEQGLAFDPELLYVGAMFHDLGLTERYRRTDQRFELDGADEARRFLQQHGITGDSADRVWTAIALHTTPEIPLHMSAEVALVTRGVELDVLGLGYDAITEAQRSAVTDAHPRPDFKNRILEAFTEGIEQRPSTTFGNVKSDVLEHFVPGFHHTDFVDVIKNSPWPE, encoded by the coding sequence ATGACCGAAACCATCGCCGGGGTTCGCATCCCCGACAGCAAGCTCGCCCGGGAAGCAACCGAACTGGTCCGCGCGGCCGCCTCACCGCTGCTCTTCGACCACTCCCGCCGCGTCTACCTGTTCGGCTCCCTCCGCGGCCAGGAGCAGGGCCTCGCGTTCGACCCGGAGCTGCTGTACGTCGGGGCGATGTTCCACGACCTCGGCCTGACCGAGCGCTACCGCCGTACCGACCAGCGCTTCGAACTCGACGGCGCCGACGAGGCCCGGCGTTTCCTCCAGCAGCACGGCATCACCGGCGACTCCGCCGACCGGGTCTGGACCGCGATCGCCTTGCACACCACGCCCGAGATCCCGCTTCACATGTCCGCCGAGGTCGCGCTCGTCACCCGCGGCGTCGAACTCGACGTCCTCGGCCTCGGGTACGACGCCATCACCGAGGCCCAGCGCAGTGCTGTGACCGACGCCCATCCGCGGCCCGACTTCAAGAACCGCATCCTCGAAGCCTTCACCGAGGGCATCGAACAGCGCCCGTCGACGACCTTCGGCAACGTGAAGTCCGACGTCCTCGAACACTTCGTCCCCGGCTTCCACCACACCGACTTCGTCGACGTCATCAAGAACTCGCCCTGGCCCGAGTAA
- a CDS encoding UBP-type zinc finger domain-containing protein — protein sequence MTESSAVPGIDSTVHPSGTGCVECLAVDGWWFHLRRCAQCGHIGCCDSSPAQHASAHASETGHQIVRSFEPGEDWFWHYGESEYYNGPDLAPPTSRPETQPVPGGNVPSDWQSKLHR from the coding sequence ATGACGGAGAGTTCCGCGGTTCCAGGTATCGACAGCACTGTCCACCCGAGCGGCACCGGATGCGTCGAGTGCCTGGCAGTCGACGGCTGGTGGTTCCACCTCCGCCGCTGCGCGCAGTGCGGTCACATCGGTTGCTGCGACTCCTCACCCGCCCAGCACGCCTCCGCCCACGCGAGCGAGACCGGGCACCAGATCGTCCGCAGCTTCGAGCCGGGCGAGGACTGGTTCTGGCACTACGGCGAGTCCGAGTACTACAACGGTCCCGACCTCGCCCCGCCGACCTCCCGCCCCGAAACCCAGCCGGTCCCCGGCGGCAACGTCCCGTCGGACTGGCAGTCCAAGCTCCACCGCTGA